Genomic window (Patescibacteria group bacterium):
TGCTTATCAACATTTAGGCATTACTAACATCAAAGAATGGAAAAAATAGTTTTTTTACTTTTTAATTTTTCCTTTTTACTTTTTTTAACATGCCAATTTACATCATCTATATAATTTTTTATGCCCTTCTCGCAATCTACATCATTGCCAGTTTTTTAGTCATTAATTATATTTATAAATATAAACATTTAGGTCCAGCTGTAAAATATCTTATTCCGCTTTATATTGCCGTATCATTAATCATTATAATTATTGCTAATTTTTATATATTAAAGACCGGCTTTTCCGAAATTATCACTTTAAATATTTTTTAATTTTATTTACTTATTACTAGTTACTTTCGCTCATGCTAAATTACACTCTTAATCCAGACGAAAAATTAATAATGCTTATTAGAAAACATAAGATCTACTATCTAAAACATGCTTTAGTAATATTATTTTTATCAATTTTACCAATTTTATTATATCTATTTTTAGCCTTAAATTTTGAAGATCTATTCAATCCAATAATTGATACTTTATTTATAATCATAAGTTCTATCTATTATTTAGCTATTCTTTTTTTCTCACTTATCAGCTGGATGAATTATTATCTTGATGTTTGGTTGGTTACTAATGAAAGAATAATTGAATACGAACAGAAAAGCCCATTTCGTCGCGAAACTGGTGAATTAATGCTTGAATCAATTGAAGATGTCTCAGTTAAAGTTGAAGGCATTATTCCATCAATTATAAAATCTGGCAACATTTATGTTCAAACTGCAGGCCAAGCCGAAAGATTTATTTTTACAGATGCGCCAAGACCTGAAGAAATTAAAGAAACAATTGTTAAACTAACACATCAATCACTGCATCAATAAAATTATAAAAATAAATTAAGCCTTGATAATCTTCAAGGCTTTTGTTATATTTGGCAGAAGAATCTTGAATCTAGAATTTGGAATCTAGAATGAATAATGAATTTAGAATACAGAATTCTCGATTCTAAATTCCAAATTCTATTCCAGATTCTAGATTCCAGATTCTATATTCTAATTTTTATGTCCACAAAACTTTCAGACTACGACTACAATCTTCCACAAAAACTAATTGCCCAAACACCAGCTTCTCCAAGAGACAAAGCACGTCTTTTAGTTTTGAATCGAAAAAATGACAAGATTTTTCATCACAAATTTTTCGAAATTGACAAATTTTTGAAAAAGGGCGATGTCATAGTTTTAAATAATACCAAAGTCATTCCAGCCAGATTATATGGCAAAAAAGAAACCGGCGGTAAGGTCGAAATTTTATTATTAAATCCTGTAGCGACAGGGCACTGCCCTGTCGCGGTCTGGTCGTGTCTCACCAAGCCAGGCTTAAAACCAAATACTAAAATAATTTTTAATAACAAAATTTCTGCCAAAATAATTTCTCGTGAAAATGAAAAAGCAACTATAGAATTTGATTTAAACAAAAAACAATTTAACCAATTTTTAAAAAAATCTGGCAATGTCCCATTACCTCCATACATCTCACCAAAACAAAAAAACAATAAAACAAAAAAACAATACCAAACCGTTTTCGCAAAATTTGATGGTTCTGTCGCCGCTCCAACTGCTGGTCTTCATTTCACGAACAGATTAATCAAAAAATTAAAAAATAAAGGTATTAAATTTGAATATATAACTTTACATGTCGGTTTAGGCACTTTTCAGCCAGTCAAAGAAAATGATATTACTAAACACAAAATCCATTCAGAATACGCTGAAATTTCTGCACAAACCGCTAAAAACTTGAACAATGCAAAGAAAAAAGGCCATCGCATTATCGCTTGTGGAACAACAGTAGTTCGAACACTCGAAGCCGCAGCAATTAACAATTTAGCAATTAAACAATTTAGCAATAATACATCAATTTTTATCACGCCAGGCTATAAATTCAAATTCGTTGACGCGATGATCACGAATTTCCATTTACCAAAATCAACACTATTAATGTTAATTTCTGCTTTTTCTAATTTAAAACAAATTAAAAAAACTTATAAAGTCGCCATAAAAAACAAATACAAATTTTATTCTTTCGGTGACGCAATGTTAATATTGTAAAACAAATTTTAAACTAATTTTCCGACGCTCTGACGTTCTGACGCTCTGATTTTCCGAAATAAAAAAGAGCCCATTAGGACTCTATAAAAAAGAGCTTCAGTTCATCTTCATCCTGTAAGCTTCACAAACCTTGAAAGTCAGACTTCCCCGAAAATCATAATAGTTGGTAGCACGCTTGCCATTTCCATTCACTGGCAAGTTTTCATAATCGTAAAAAGTTGAATCGTCAATGTGACTCAACGAAATCTTTCGAGCCATTTTGCGATTCACATTGATTGCAGTCATCATTCGACCCTTGTATCGCTTCGGCCGATGTCCACCGATCAACCGCTCAGCGCGACGATTGTCTTCACCAACCTTCACGCCAACAGTCAACAGATGACGCCGCCTCAAGTTCGAATAAGGAGTGCCATTCCCACGTTCACCATGATGTTTTCCAGTCCCGGCAACAGGCTTGCCCCGAACCGGATCTCTCATCCATTCCATCACATTCTTCTTCTCTTCACGCTTCCTTTCCACTTGCTTTCGCACTTCTTCGTCATACGACATCCTGTTCTCAATTTCTCTTCTCTGATAGTCTCTGTCAGCAGTATTCTTGTTTGCAACACAAGCAGTATCTCGATGAATGCCCATCTCTTTCCCTCCACGCGCCTGTTTTTCCAGGCTGTTCGTCCCTCCACGACACCAGAAAACAGAATAAAACATTATATCACAACCATATAATTTGTCAAGATTTTTCAATATTTAAGCTTATTTAAAACAAAAAAACTACAAACATTTCCGAAAATCTGACAATCAGAAGCTCAGAAGTCTGACGCTCCGACGCTCCAACGCTCCGACGTTCCCACGTTCCCAAATAAAAAAGAGCCCATTAGGACTCTACAAAAAGGTACAAATTACAAATAGTTCAATCGAATACAACTGGTACGAACCCACCCTGATTGTGCCAAGGCATATGCTCTCCCATCGCAAATCCGAAAGGATCTTCAAACCGACGATCTTCCAGATCCTCAATCTTTGGAACCTTCCAATTCGAACTCCGATCTGTAACAACTCGATTCAGCTTAGGATCGAACATTCTGAATTGAAGCCCATCTTGACTGAAAAGATCCGCATTGAAATGGATTCCTCCATTCCTATCTTCTGCATCTTCATCTTCATCATGTTCATCAAACTGCTCAAAACTCTTCCCATCAGAAGAATTGTCATCATCTTCACAATCGTCTTCATCCTTATCATTCACATCATCAGCACAAATGTAAGCAACAGCCGGTTCAGGCACATCGTTGATAGTCTTTTTCTTTGAAATGGCCACAAGTTCCTCAATCGTAACCTGATGCTCTTCCCTGAATTGCCGATCGATCTCAGCTTCCCATTCCTGAATGGTCGAATCATCAGCTTCACTCAAAGTCATCTTCCTCAAAACCAGATCACGATGTTCACTTTCCATATCATGCACACCCTTCGGCTGTTTCGTTCCAATCAACCTTGTTCCACACTTCAAACGAATTGTACAAGTTGATTCACCTTGTCCAGAATCACCATGATGCTTTCCAGTTCCAGCAATTGGAAAACCCCTTTCCGGAGCAATGTAAGTTCGCTTCTCCCCTTTCTCTGCAAGTTCGTTCAGCCTCATCGTATGATAAACACGCTTCTGATCCTTGGACAACCGAGCCATTTCTCTTTCCCTCCGCGCCACCAAAACTTCTTGTTTGGTGGTCGTTTTCCCGCTTTTTTCTCTTGCGGGTCCCATCGATCTCGTACCCAAAATAACATAGAACTAACCAGAAATATAGCATTTTATTCTATCATTAAAAAATAAAAATGTCAATAGAAATCAAAAATACCAACTTTTTGGCTTTAAAAAGACAAGAAAAATATCATAAATTTGAGTGGTGGCGTTCTGACGATCCAAAGCTCCCACGCTCCGACGCTCCGAAAGTCCCACGCTCCGACGCTCCCACGTCCCACGTTCCCAAATAAAAAAATGGCATCAAAGCCATTAAATAAAGAACAACTACAACTTTTTTGCTTCTACTCTTCTTTCAATTTCTCGCCTTACAGCCGACAACACACCTTGAGGCATCAGCTTCGAATCAAAATTCGTCCAACGAAAAATTTCAAAACCTACTTTGATTTCACCCAAAGCAATCACTTCTCTCGCAATTTCCAACCTTTTCTGCAAATAATCCAAATCTTCCTTTCTGCACCATCCTCTCCTTTCAAATCCAAATTCATCAAAACCCCAGTCTGCCAAAACATCATCTGGATGATCAAAAAAATCTGTTTTGTGATCACCCTCGAAAGGATAAAAAACAGTACCACGCCTAACAAAAATATCATTCAATGCATACTTCCGACCCTTATCCATTTCCTCTCCTTTGCCTGTCTCCCCCTTTTGACAGGCTTTTTTTGCACCTTAAAAGTATATCAAAATTTTTCATAAAGTCAATATTATATTATAATCATAATATCAAAACCCTTGACTTTAAATAAAAAAGATATTATAATCAACCGTTCGTTCTCTTGACAACAAGGGGGGAAAAAATGCCTCCATTCAGCCAAACAAGATTAAATATCAACAAAATGCTTTTTGAACGAAAATGGTTTCAAAATACTGATGCTAATATCGTTCAAAAACTCTTCAATTTGCCTGAAGCTTGTAATGGTTTTTTGGAAGATCTAGCAATTCGTCCTGAACAAATTGGCAAATGGACACTTTCCAAAATCTCTGAAATCTTCATTCCATTCAATGAACGTGCCTGGAACATTTACATCGTTTTTGAAATCAAAAATCAGAATGATGAAATCAGTCATTTCCAATACCATTCTTGGCAAAAAGGACCTTCGTCTGGAGTCAAAGGCATTGTTTTGATCAAAGATAAGACTTCTGGAAAAATCTCACACTTTGTTTTATTACAAGGCTATAAATTTGGAGCAGGAGTACTAACTTTCGATTGTATTGGTGGCTTTGCTGAAGATGGTGAAGAAAATGAAGCCGGAATGACACAACGATTCCGCACTGAAATGAAAGAGGAGCTGGGACTTCCAACCTTGCCTCCTCATCAAATTGTTTCTCTTGGCAGATTTAATCCAGATGCTGGGATTTCCAATAACAGACCTTTCTTGATGGTTGCAATTGTTTCTTCTGAACATTTGCCATACATCGAAACATCAAATCTCCCTAATCCAAGCACATTTGAAAACGTTGCAAAAATCATTGTTCCAGTTTCCGAACTTGCAAGATTTGTTGACAATTGCGAAGACTCGTTCTTTCATGTCTGCATTACCAGACTTTTAGCCAAAGGCATTACTCTTTCCACCAGCCCCATCTCAACTCACCCTTAAGTGAGTTTTTTTATTCCTTGTCAACCGTAATGCCTTCAAAATTTAGTTTCAAAAATTAAGGGATTTAGAAAATAAGAAAATTAAAATAAATTCATATCATATTTTTAAGGCATGAAGGTTGAACAAAAAAATCGCAATAGCGATTTAATTTAGAGTTATTTAAATAAATAAAAGTTTATTTTTTCAATTTTCTTTTTCCGTTTTCAATTTTGTAATAATCATCAAAGCAATAATCAACCAAAATAAAATTGACAAATCATTTTTAAAATACGGCACATCAACAATACCATGCATAATTATACAAACCATCGCACCCATCAAAGCAATTTCCAATTTCCAATTTCCAATTTCCAATTCTCCCATCCCAGTTTGTAATTTGTTGTTTGTAATTTGTTTGTTTTTTTGTTCTTTTGTTTTTTTGTTTTTTTCAAAACCTTGCCAAAAGAATAAAACTAAAATCCAAACAAAAGAAATTAATCCGAGCACCCCCGTCTCCACCCAAAAATTCAAAATAATATTATGCGGATAAACTAAAATTTCAGTATGCTTATTTAATTTATAATTTGGATAAGCTTTTTGAAATCCAGCTAAACCAGCTCCAAAAATTGGATTTGCTTTTATTAAATTCCATGTTCCTTCCCAAAGAACAAGTCTCACATCGCCTGAAGTTTCTTGAAAAGTAATAATTGGCACCACTTTTTTTGAAGTTACTGGAACTATCAAAATAGAAATTATCGAAACAATCGCCAGTCCAACCACCCACCATCTGAATTTCGTAAACATCAGCATAAAAAACAATCCGATCAAAATTCCAAAAATCGCACCCTTAGACACAGCCAAGACAACTGCTATTACTCCTGCTAAAACAACCAAACAATAAAACAATAAAACAAAAATCGACACAATTTGTTTTCTTGTTTTATTGTTTTCTTGTTTCATGCCGACAATCAACCCACTAAACAATACAACTATTGGTGCGACATATAAACCGATCGCATTTGGATAATCAAACACGCTCGTTGCTCGTTTTAAATTTGGCAAATTATAATCTACTGGAATATTAATATTAAAAATGTATTGAATAATCGCATAAACAGAAATAACTAATGATGACAAACCTAATGCCCACAAAATTAAATTTAATTGCTTTTTAGATCTTAAGACATCAAGCAAAATTAAAAAAACTAAAATTGGTTCTACAAAATATGCTCTAAATCTTCCCAAAGCATGTTTAAAATCAGCCGAAACAAAAACTGAAATTATCGCAGCCAGCAAAAATAACAAAATTGGCAACCACCATTTTTTCAACAGTTCTCGCCAATTCGCAACAGTCTGCTTTATCTCTTTATTTAAAATCTTCTTAACAACAAAAATTAGAGTTAAAACTAATACCATCAATTCCAAAAATGTTGACGGCAATGGCCCAAGATTAAATCTCAACAAATACAATGGCATGGCAAAGACAACTAGACTTAATCCAATATCAACTCTTCGCCAACAAATAATGGCGTAAATAATCAATAGTGAAAATACAATAATTATGTTTAACATAAACTCAAAGCACTAATTTCGTTAAAAGCTTCTAAGGTCGCTTTTAACTCCTAAACAAATTCAAAACTCAAATTTCAAATTCCAAAACATTGACGACGAGTTTTGAAAATTTTGATTTTGAGCATTTAGATTTGTTTAGAATTTAGGATTTAGGATTTTCTAAAATTATTTTTCAGGTATATTATAAACCAAAATTGATCCGCCAATTATTGTTACTGGCTTATATTTTTCAAGCCAAGAATAATCTTTTTCTCCGTTAACTCTCGCATAATATTTTGAATTCTGATAATAAGTTGCTGAAACTGCCAGCCAACCAGTTGTTTCGCCAAAACTCGATCGCCATAATTCTTGTTTATCACCCATATAATAAGATGGTACTGATCCGCCAAAATAATCAACTTTTATTTTTTCAATTTTATTATCATCAACAAATTTTGCCAATCTCTTCAAATCCTGACCCCAATCAGTATTAGAATCAACTGAATATTTATAGCCATTTTTGTACCCACCAACTAACTCATTATAATACGCTAAATAATGAGGCCAAATTTCAAATTGAACAACAATATACCACAAAATTAACAAAGTACCAAAAATAATTCTCGGAATTTTAAATTTCATTGTCTTGTTCACTTGATCTGTTCCTAGCTCCCGCATTCGAGACTCATTCGAAAAATCGATTCGAGTGAGCTTCGCAAAGCCCCATCCGCACAGCATTATCATAAATGGCCACAAACCTAGAATATGCCTTAAACCAATATTTAAATTTCCTAATATACCAACCATCATAAACATTGTTATGCAAGTAATTGCAATAAAGAAAAATAAATAATCATTCATTATTTTCACAAACTCATTCCAAAATCGATTCCATTTTCCATGAATATCAAGCTGTTCTTGATCTTTTTTTACTCGTTTATAAATACAATAGCCTAATACAATTAATGAAAATCCCAACAACATCTGCAAAACTAAAGTAGTTTTAATTAAAAATGACACTGGATAAAAATACCACCAAGATTGATTAGATGTCTGACCTAAAAAATAAGTCGTATTTCCACCAGCTACTCTAGCAAAAACCATTCTAAGTCCCAAACCATAATATGCGTATGGACGTAAAACTCGATTATCCGACATTTTATTCAGAACATTTTTAATCTGAATTGACAGATTATCAGTTTGCTCTAAAGAACCATTTATTGTTTGATGAATTTTGTCTACAGGCATTCTACAAGTAAACAATGCATAAGTTGCTCCAACTATTGAAAATCCGATCGCACAAATTAAAATAAAAGAAATTGAGAACATCCATAATCTTCCAAACCATGCTCGTTTAAATTTATTATATCCCAAAAAAGTAGTCGGGCTAGTTGGTCTCCAAACAAACACTAAAACAAAAATTAATAAAATCATGTAGACAACTAACAGAATATTTGAAAATTTTGCTAATTGCGCGATTCCAAAAAATATTCCGCTTGCCCACAAATACCAGCCTTGCGGTTTTTTTATAAATTTATAAAAATAATAAATTGCAAAAAAGAAAGTTGCTGTCGCGCCCAAATCAGTTGTTACCAATCTAGAATGAGCCAAAATATTCGGCGATAAACAATAAAAAAATAAACAAACAAGTCCAACTTTCCAACCCCACAATTCTCGTGCAAAACGATAAATAAATAATCCAAAGATTAAGGCTAAAATCAAAACTGGAATTCTAGTCAGCAATAAAATTTGATCTGCATTGTTACCCATTCTATAAATAAATTCCCAACCGCATTCCCATTGTCCATTTGTATCAGTTGTCCAACAAATTTTATCAACTGGAAATTTCAAATTCTTAACAAATAATAATGGCAATGCATCCCAAACTTTAATCAATGGCGGATGTTCTGGATTTAACCTATAATCTAAATATTTTATATAAGAATAACCAGCTGGAATATGTGCCACTTCATCCGTTGTACCAGAATCGCCTTTCAAAGAATAAAGACCCAAAACAAACATGGTCCCTAGCATTAATAAAACAAATAGCCATTGAAATTTTTTCATTTTTGTTTTTTTGATTATTTATTTTGTTTCTTCTTCAACAACCTTGAATAATTGCTTCTTCAAATACATTACAATAAAAATTACAATAACACCTACAACAACAATCAAGGTCACAAACAAAATACTATTTTGCACATATTGCCTTAAAACTTGCCAAGATTCTCCGAAAAAATAGCCTAAGAATGTCATAACAGTTGCCCAAACAAAACTGCCAACCGCATTCAACAATAAAAATTTTCCGAAATTAATTCTTAATGCTCCAGCCAAAATCAAAACCATTGCTCTGACTCCATAAACAAATCTTACCAACAAAATTGTTTTGCTAGCATGTTTTTTCAACAGTTGATCAAGACCAACAGCTTTTTCTTTTTTTCCAATTAATACTTTTTGTAATCTGTTTACCAAGGCCTTCTCTCCAAATCTTCCAATTACGTACCAAACAATATCAACTAATAATACTGCAATTGTTGCGAAAAAAATCACCCAAACAACATTAAAATAACCTTGGGCTGCCAAAAATCCAGCTGCTAAAAGTAAAATTTCTCCACCAACAATAACACCGGCAAAAATTCCAATGTAACCATATTGTATTAAAATTGCCGAAAGCGCGGAAATTTCTAACATAGTAATTAAATCTCAAATTACAAACAAATCTCAAATCACAAAGATACAAACTTTAAATCCTATTTTGTAATTTGTCTTTTGTAATTTGTTTGGAATTTGGAATTTGGAATTTTCGTAACGCTAAATTCTGTCCAGCAATAATCAATCCAATCAAAAACCAAATATGAATAATATATAAAGAAGAAAAAGTCATGTATTGAATTAAAATTCCAGCAAATGCAACTGTCAGTCCGACAACCAAAGTTTTATCCATAAAATCATCGCTCTTAAACCAAACTTTCAGCGTTCTAAAAAAGATAAAAAATATCATTGCCAAAAAAATCAGCAATCCAAAAATTCCAGTCTCTGCCCAAATTTCTAAAAATTCATTATTTACAATTGCCCAACCATTCTTTGGAATGGAAATTGGACCTTGCGCTACCTCTGGTCCAAAACCTCCAATCCCAACTCCCAAAATCGGATTCCTCTGAATCAAAAACCATGCCTGTTTATAAGTTGAATATCTTTCTTCAATTGATGCACCTTCTTCAAATTCTGTTGCTTGAGCTGTAAAATTTTTAATATTTACATCTTTCCTTGTAAATTTTAATAAATATATTGTCGATACAATTGCAATTATCGCAATCGCCGCAATTATAATAATTCTTTTCGGCGAAAAAAAAGATTTAAAATAAAATAATGCAAACAAAACCAACATTCCAGCAAATCCCAAATAAGCACCGCGCGAGACCGTCAAAACCAAATTCAAAACCATCAAACCAAGTATTACAAATAACACAATTGGCGCACTCAAATTTAGAAGCCGGTTTGTTTTATTGTTTTTTTGTTTTTTTGTTTCTTGCCCTAAAATCAAACCATTGTCAATTTCATCTTGTTTGCCTCGTTTTCTACTCAATATCATCGCCAAACATATTCCCAAAGGAATTAACAAAAAGTTACCAAAATATAATGGCTCAGAAGATGTCCCTTGAATTCTTGGAAAACCGAATACTTGTGATGTATATATATCTCTCAAACCTGTTATTTCTTTTGGAATACCAATCATATCTCCGACAAATTGAAAAAGTCCATAAATAGACACTACTAATCCAGACAGCAATATCACCCAAACAATTTTTTTAAATAATTCTTTTGAATTAATCAAGCTTGGAATAACTAATGCCACCAGCATTACAAAAAAATTAAAACCTAAAATTGTCAAACTTCTTGAAATATTTTGAGCATTAGCTAAAGATAAAACAGAAACGCCAGTAAACAAAAAAACAAAAATTATTAATGGATTTTTAACATAATTATTTTTTTTCTTTGCCAAACTAACCAAAAAAAATGCAATCAAAGTTATCAACGCAAAAACTTGTGAAATTCTCACTGTCATACTTCCCATTTCAAACGATCCTAATCTTTCAAAAGGCAGAAAAAAAGCGACTAAAAATAAACCAAAATAAGGTTTTTTAAAAATTGCCAAAGAAAGCCCAATAAAAATCATCGCACCAACCAAAAACAGAAAAACAGATTTATACTGATCATTTACTAAAACTCCAGTAATAGCGCAAACAACTAAAACAACCAAAGTCTTAATTAAGTTTTCTTTGCTAAAAATATTCAGTTTTTCAATTGCTTCAGCCATATATAAACTTATCCATATTTTATCCCATTTTTAACATTTTAGCAATTCGAAAAAACATTCGCTTTATTCGCAAATTCATTCGAGTGAGCAACAAAAAAAGAGCACAAAATGCTCAAAAAAGTTCTATCACTTTCTCATCGTAAGTTTCAAAACAATAACTCCTCTTTCTTCATCATTTTTCAGACCAAAATGATCATCCTCACAAAATGTAAACCCATCCTTTCTATAACTTTCAATTACGGGAAAAAGCAACAACAATGTTTCAATGGTTATGCATATTCCTGATTTTAAATCGTCTTTGTCTTCATGAGTTTTAGGCAAAAAACCAATTTTCACAAATGGCACTTCTAGATCTACTGATGTCACTTCAGGTTTGCATTCTAAATGAACAGTTCTAACGATACCGCCACCCAAAGTATCCTTTTCCATAAGACATATTAATCCAGATTTTTCTTTCGATTTATCATCTGAACGAACAACTACTATTTCTCCCATTTTCTCCTCCTTTTCGCCTAGGACATAAAAAAGTACAATAAAATATTTTACTAAATTAAAATACAAAGTCAATATTTAATTTCGTAATTTTCAATTTCGATAATTTAATCTATCTAACTAATCTATTATTTTTAACTCGTTATAAACTTCTAATGTTTCTTCAGCACATTTTTTCCAAGAAAATTTATCAGCTTGCTTTAATCCATCTGCTTTCATCATGATCTGTTTTTCAGGACTTTTCAAAACTTCTATAATATTTTTCACCCATACTTCTTTATTTTTTGGATCAATTAAAATTCCTGCATCACCGACAACTTCTGGCAACGATGAAGAATTTGAAGAAATAACTGGCACTCCACATTTCATTGCTTCTAATATCGGCAAACCAAAACCTTCATAAATTGACGGAAATGCAAACAGTTTCGCACCATTATATAAATACGGCAAATCACCTTCTTCAACATAATCCGTAAAAATAACTTTATCTTGAAGATTTAGTTCTTTAATCAGTAAAAATATATTTTCATACCTCCACCCTTTTTTACCCGCAATAACAAGCTTCAAATCTCCAATATCCGAATATCTTAATTTCCGAATATCATTAAATACGTTTACCAAAAATTCTAAATTTTTTCTTGGCTCAAGTGTCCCAACATTCAAAATATAATTTCCACTAATTCCATATTTTTTCTTAACCTCTTCAATTCTATTCAAATCAGTTATCACTCTAAATTCTGAGCCCGCTGCCTCATAAATCACTTTTATTTTATTTTCATCTAATCCAAGTTTTTCCACTAAATCTTTTTTCGCACTTTCTGAAATTGTAATAATATAATCTGCAAACTTATACGACCAAGGCATTAATTTTGTAAAATAAAACCTTGAACTCATTGAAAAATTTTCTGGATAAAGAATTGGAATAATATCATGAATTGTCACCACTTTTTTAAAATTTCCAAATTTCGGCACAGAAAAACAAGTTTTGTGAACAACATCTGGTTTTATTAATTTTACTTTTTTTACAAATTTTACCTGATCCCACCAAATTCTTTCATAAGTTCTCAAATCTTTATTTTTTCCTGAATCAATTAAAAAATACTCATTTTGAGTATCAATTTTTTTTAGATTTTCAACTAAATTTTTAACATAAAAACCAAACCCGCTCTTCTTTCCCAACATTGTCTGTGTATCGATGAC
Coding sequences:
- a CDS encoding O-antigen ligase family protein; this translates as MAEAIEKLNIFSKENLIKTLVVLVVCAITGVLVNDQYKSVFLFLVGAMIFIGLSLAIFKKPYFGLFLVAFFLPFERLGSFEMGSMTVRISQVFALITLIAFFLVSLAKKKNNYVKNPLIIFVFLFTGVSVLSLANAQNISRSLTILGFNFFVMLVALVIPSLINSKELFKKIVWVILLSGLVVSIYGLFQFVGDMIGIPKEITGLRDIYTSQVFGFPRIQGTSSEPLYFGNFLLIPLGICLAMILSRKRGKQDEIDNGLILGQETKKQKNNKTNRLLNLSAPIVLFVILGLMVLNLVLTVSRGAYLGFAGMLVLFALFYFKSFFSPKRIIIIAAIAIIAIVSTIYLLKFTRKDVNIKNFTAQATEFEEGASIEERYSTYKQAWFLIQRNPILGVGIGGFGPEVAQGPISIPKNGWAIVNNEFLEIWAETGIFGLLIFLAMIFFIFFRTLKVWFKSDDFMDKTLVVGLTVAFAGILIQYMTFSSLYIIHIWFLIGLIIAGQNLALRKFQIPNSKQITKDKLQNRI
- the queA gene encoding tRNA preQ1(34) S-adenosylmethionine ribosyltransferase-isomerase QueA, giving the protein MSTKLSDYDYNLPQKLIAQTPASPRDKARLLVLNRKNDKIFHHKFFEIDKFLKKGDVIVLNNTKVIPARLYGKKETGGKVEILLLNPVATGHCPVAVWSCLTKPGLKPNTKIIFNNKISAKIISRENEKATIEFDLNKKQFNQFLKKSGNVPLPPYISPKQKNNKTKKQYQTVFAKFDGSVAAPTAGLHFTNRLIKKLKNKGIKFEYITLHVGLGTFQPVKENDITKHKIHSEYAEISAQTAKNLNNAKKKGHRIIACGTTVVRTLEAAAINNLAIKQFSNNTSIFITPGYKFKFVDAMITNFHLPKSTLLMLISAFSNLKQIKKTYKVAIKNKYKFYSFGDAMLIL
- a CDS encoding glycosyltransferase family 39 protein codes for the protein MKKFQWLFVLLMLGTMFVLGLYSLKGDSGTTDEVAHIPAGYSYIKYLDYRLNPEHPPLIKVWDALPLLFVKNLKFPVDKICWTTDTNGQWECGWEFIYRMGNNADQILLLTRIPVLILALIFGLFIYRFARELWGWKVGLVCLFFYCLSPNILAHSRLVTTDLGATATFFFAIYYFYKFIKKPQGWYLWASGIFFGIAQLAKFSNILLVVYMILLIFVLVFVWRPTSPTTFLGYNKFKRAWFGRLWMFSISFILICAIGFSIVGATYALFTCRMPVDKIHQTINGSLEQTDNLSIQIKNVLNKMSDNRVLRPYAYYGLGLRMVFARVAGGNTTYFLGQTSNQSWWYFYPVSFLIKTTLVLQMLLGFSLIVLGYCIYKRVKKDQEQLDIHGKWNRFWNEFVKIMNDYLFFFIAITCITMFMMVGILGNLNIGLRHILGLWPFMIMLCGWGFAKLTRIDFSNESRMRELGTDQVNKTMKFKIPRIIFGTLLILWYIVVQFEIWPHYLAYYNELVGGYKNGYKYSVDSNTDWGQDLKRLAKFVDDNKIEKIKVDYFGGSVPSYYMGDKQELWRSSFGETTGWLAVSATYYQNSKYYARVNGEKDYSWLEKYKPVTIIGGSILVYNIPEK
- a CDS encoding PH domain-containing protein, with amino-acid sequence MLNYTLNPDEKLIMLIRKHKIYYLKHALVILFLSILPILLYLFLALNFEDLFNPIIDTLFIIISSIYYLAILFFSLISWMNYYLDVWLVTNERIIEYEQKSPFRRETGELMLESIEDVSVKVEGIIPSIIKSGNIYVQTAGQAERFIFTDAPRPEEIKETIVKLTHQSLHQ
- a CDS encoding O-antigen ligase family protein, whose translation is MLNIIIVFSLLIIYAIICWRRVDIGLSLVVFAMPLYLLRFNLGPLPSTFLELMVLVLTLIFVVKKILNKEIKQTVANWRELLKKWWLPILLFLLAAIISVFVSADFKHALGRFRAYFVEPILVFLILLDVLRSKKQLNLILWALGLSSLVISVYAIIQYIFNINIPVDYNLPNLKRATSVFDYPNAIGLYVAPIVVLFSGLIVGMKQENNKTRKQIVSIFVLLFYCLVVLAGVIAVVLAVSKGAIFGILIGLFFMLMFTKFRWWVVGLAIVSIISILIVPVTSKKVVPIITFQETSGDVRLVLWEGTWNLIKANPIFGAGLAGFQKAYPNYKLNKHTEILVYPHNIILNFWVETGVLGLISFVWILVLFFWQGFEKNKKTKEQKNKQITNNKLQTGMGELEIGNWKLEIALMGAMVCIIMHGIVDVPYFKNDLSILFWLIIALMIITKLKTEKEN
- a CDS encoding glycosyltransferase family 1 protein produces the protein MRIVIDTQTMLGKKSGFGFYVKNLVENLKKIDTQNEYFLIDSGKNKDLRTYERIWWDQVKFVKKVKLIKPDVVHKTCFSVPKFGNFKKVVTIHDIIPILYPENFSMSSRFYFTKLMPWSYKFADYIITISESAKKDLVEKLGLDENKIKVIYEAAGSEFRVITDLNRIEEVKKKYGISGNYILNVGTLEPRKNLEFLVNVFNDIRKLRYSDIGDLKLVIAGKKGWRYENIFLLIKELNLQDKVIFTDYVEEGDLPYLYNGAKLFAFPSIYEGFGLPILEAMKCGVPVISSNSSSLPEVVGDAGILIDPKNKEVWVKNIIEVLKSPEKQIMMKADGLKQADKFSWKKCAEETLEVYNELKIID
- a CDS encoding DedA family protein codes for the protein MLEISALSAILIQYGYIGIFAGVIVGGEILLLAAGFLAAQGYFNVVWVIFFATIAVLLVDIVWYVIGRFGEKALVNRLQKVLIGKKEKAVGLDQLLKKHASKTILLVRFVYGVRAMVLILAGALRINFGKFLLLNAVGSFVWATVMTFLGYFFGESWQVLRQYVQNSILFVTLIVVVGVIVIFIVMYLKKQLFKVVEEETK